The Raphanus sativus cultivar WK10039 chromosome 6, ASM80110v3, whole genome shotgun sequence sequence ATGCaactgtctctctctctgtctcactcaaaattcaacaaaaacattaaaaagtCAACCTATAGTTGTTTAGTTGttaagaaatatataattttgttagtTGTATTGTAAATTTAAGTAATATATTTAGATCTAAATTATTTGTAGATAATACACATAGTAGATCTACAAACATGAATTGCTAAATTTTTAGAGATGCGAAGATACATTATTTCCATGTGGCATAGACCAATAAATCTAGAAATGTTTAgcaataatttgttttttttttccaccaACTAGCCGTTCTTAGATATACCATAacatgtgttacaaaaaaaaaaatataccataAGATTTTgtcttctaattttttatttttgtgtttttgctGAGGAAAAGTATTGGgatttatttatctcaaatttCTGTTTAATGTAAGAACATACATGCTATGGAAATACTATagtttctttgaagatttactactTTAGTCTTTAGAGAAAATGAGCCCAACTAATTTTGATATGGCCAACTATTACTTCAATAATGATTTCTATTTAAGGAAACATGagttatattcatatttaattCCATAATCACCTTAGTACATGTGTATTCATATTGCATCTTCTGCATAACATGTTTAGTATCACCGTCTGTTgcattaaaaatgaaaaagatatcGCAGCCTGAGCTCTTAAGGAACTGTATCTTGAAAATCAATCATGTGTCAGAGCCACCCAAAAAAGTCTAAACAcagaaagaaaaatagaataatctCACTTGGGTTTGACCTTAACATTCACAAAAATATCCACTTATATAAATACTCAGCTCATAATCCAGATTCCTGCACAACTTGGTTATCAACAATTGGTTAATTaagtaaccaaacaaaaacaaaaaatggctCTAGAACCAAACTTCCTTCTCTCATGGGTCTTCTTATGCATAGCTGCAACAATCTCCAGCACACTTTTCTTCTTCCGCAAGAAACCTCACAAGTTCACATCAAAGAAGCTGCAGcagcacaagaagaagcttcCTCCTGGAGAAATGGGGCTTCCATGGATGGGCGAAACAATGGAGTTCTACAAAGCTCAGAAAAACAACAGATTGTTTGAGGATTTCGTAAATCCAAGAATCATCAAACATGGAAACATCTTCAAGACAAAAATCATGGGATCACCAACAATAGTAGTCAATGGAGCTGAAGCCAATAGACTAATATTGTCTAATGAGTTTAGCTTAGTGGTGAGCTCATGGCCTTCTTCTTCTGTTCAGCTAATGGGCATGAACTGCATCATGGCTAAGCAAGGCGAGAAGCATCGAGTCCTTAGAGGGATTGTAGCTAATAGCCTTAGCTACAATGGGTTAGAGTCCTTAGTACCTAAGCTATGTGACACCGTTCGATCTCATCTTGAAACCGAATGGAGAGGCAAGGAAGAGATTAGTCTCTACCGTTCAACAAAAGCTCTCACGTTTACTGTAGTCTTTGAGTGTTTGTATGGGATCAAAGTGGAGCTTGGGATGTTGGAGATCTTTGAGAGGGTTCTAGAAGGAGTTTTCGCTTTGCCTGTTGAGTTCCCTTGTTCTAGTTTTGGTAGAGCGAAGAAAGCTAGGCTGGAGATAGGGACATTGCTGGTTGAGAAGGTTAgggagaagaaaagagaaatggaACAAGAAGAAGCTGAGAGACAAAACACAACACTATTCTCAAGGCTAGTGCAAGGGTTGATCAAAGGAGAGATAACAGAAGAAGAGGTTGTAGATAATATGGTTTTGCTAGTGTTTGCAGCTCATGACACAACCTCTTACGCCATGGCCATGACTTTCAAGATGTTAGCTCAGCACCCAACTTGCCGTGACACTCTCCTCCAAGGTAagtaacaaacaaaagaaagaatctcATAACATATAAGCAAAGACAAAATCATAATCAACTCTTCTTGATTCATCTCAGAACATGTTCAAATAAAAGCAAACAAAGGGGAAGGAGAGTACCTGACGGTGGAAGatgtgaagaagatgaagtatagCTGGCAAGTTGTTCGTGAAACAATGAGATTATCCCCTCCAATCTTTGGTTCCTTCAGAAAAGCAGTTGCTGATATTGACTATGGAGGTTTCACAATCCCTAAAGGCTGGAAGGTAAAACACATCATCTCTATTAGATCCTTTCCAGTCTCTAAAATCTAGAAAATACTAATGAAACACCTTCTGGTTTTGCGTGCAGATACTTTGGACAACATATGGAACTCATTACAATCCTGAGATTTTTGAAGATCCAATGAGTTTTAATCCATCAAGGTTTGATAAGCCAGTACAAGCATATACATATCTTCCATTTGGAGGAGGACCAAGGCTTTGTGCAGGTCACCAACTAGCAAAAGTCAGCATCCTCGTTTTCTTGCATTTCGTTGTGACACGTTATGATTGGTCCTTAGTCCATCCAGATGAGACAATCAGCATGGATCCTCTCCCGTTTCCATCACTAGGAATGCCAATCAAAATATCTCCCAAGGTGTCATGATAGGATGAACAGAGCCATGAGTATGTTGTAGTCTGTATGTAtgcaaaatattcaaaaacaaatatttgttcATTTGAAACACAATATTATATGAAACTGATTCAATTTATTGTCTTCCATGTTCTGTTTCTGAGAGTTGCTGTCTTTAAACGCTGTCATGGCTTGCTTTTTCCACAGCGAACCAACTAGTCAAAACAACTGTGTGCACATCTACTTCTTTGGTCCATCagtcattctttttttttcctctcacCTACTCTTCAAACTTTTCATCCTAGTTTATACCTTTtcctcttctttatcttctttgtGTGTTTGAACAATGACATTGcaactaaaatataaagtaaccTTCTAGATAGCTCGAGTCTGTGAACGCAGTTGCTCTTTACGCCGGCAAAAGATTCAAACCGTAGAAGCTCGAAGTAAAGAGAGCTTTAGCATACCAGAAGAGGAATGGAAAAGGTAGGTGAATACGAGGAGGAGAAGACCATTGGAGAAGTAAGCAGCTCAACTGAGGAGAAAAGGAGTGATAAGGAAGATGAAAGGATCAGGGATACACCAGTAGAAGGCTCTAAGGATCCATCTGACTCACAGACTGTTAACTTTGAAGATCATGATGTCGGTGAATATGAAATGGAAGACGAGGAAGTTCTAGAGCTTTTTAGACGTAATAGCGGCCTGAGACCAAAGGTAGCGGAGAACAACAGCTTCCCATATCTGAACAAGTCTGAAGAGATGGTTCTACAGTTCCAAGAAGACACTCCTGCAGAAACAGAGCAAGCAAATGTAGAGTTCCATAGTACGAATGATAGCAGCGAGATTGCCGATCTAGGCGCAGAGGATTTAAATTCTTCTGTAATACTTGAAGGAGTCAGGTCATCATCAGATTCAAAAGATGATATTGATGACTCATCCAGTGACTCTGACCTTTCCAGTTATTACTTTGACGGGTCTTTACTACCCCTTTCAGCTCATGTGGAAGAACCTGCAACCCATCAAGATGAAAACCAGGTTtgcaaatctctctctctctctctctctctctctctctataagcaACAAATCAGTTGTAGCTCTCGTCTGTTTACTAAGacactatatatttttcagatgcCTTTACTGCGCCTTAACCAACGCGTGCAGCAACTAACTTCGTGGAGGAACTGCTGCGGACTCCTTGAGCTTCTCCGGGCTGCTGATTCATAGAAAAAAGGCACCAGGAGAAGTTGACCTAGAGCAAATCAAGAGTTTGGTCTTTTGCTAACTAATCCTAATCTGCAATGAATAGATCTTTGCAGTAAACAAGATATAAAAGCATAAGCACTATAGTACTACATCCAGATGCCAGAGCCACATATTCATATGGTTTCCTACTAGTAAGGTGttcatgttcttcattttcttggCTTTACAGTTTACAAACAATGCTTAGGATCTGCATTCCGTACTGTCAGAAAACTATTAGCAACAAGTTTCTCTTTGTGATTCAGTTAATAGAACCTAGTTGTGATGATAGAGCGAGGTCAAATGCATTCATCGCCTAAAAGCCAACGATTcattaaacaaacaaacaaacaaacaaaacatatcCAACAATGAAAAACATCACCAAACTCGAAATCAAAGCCAGGCAAAACCATGGCATCTATATGACTGCGAAACTGCAAAAAGTTAAACCTCTCAATATTATTGAATCATGTACGTTTAGAGTAGCATACAAACACTGTCGCTGCAACCAAACCCAAAGCTCCAACCGAACCAGCAGCAACAACTGGCCAATGCAATTGTCCTTCCAAGGAGCATTTCTGGCCACCATCCTTTATGTCTCTGACTCCATTAGTAGGCTCCATGATCCTCTCGTTCAACACAAGCAGTGTTTTCTCAGCTTCACCcaccttcttcaacaactcctcCTTCCTCAGCTCCAAATCCTTTTCCTTTATCTGCGACTCACTCAAATCTTCCTCTATTAGCTTCTTCTCTACCTCCAATCTCTCCAGCTCCATCATACCCTTCACTAAACCCATTTTAAAGTCAGAGACTTTCCTCTTCAGCTCCTCGATCTCTCCCTCTTTCTCGTTACCCTTCTCCCTCATCTCCTCCTCTACCCTAACTTTCTTGCTCCTCTCCTCCATCAACCTCACTTCCAAAACCCCTACTTTCCTCTCCAAGTCCCTACCTTTCTTCTCCATCTAACTCCCCGCTTCCTTCTCACACCTCTCAAAGCTCTCTCCTTTCTCCATCAGCTCTCTCTTCAGCTCCTCCAACTCCAGCTCCCTCTCGTCTCCGTCTCTCAACGCGTTGACGAGATCTTCCTGAATCTTCTCCACCTCGCTCTCGAGCTCCACGGCTCGAGCCGACACAGTCTCTAAAcccttcttctcttcctctagCTGCTTGATATCCGTCTCCATCTCTTCGAAGCTCTGTTTCATCTCGGCTTCCACGCCTTTCATCTCCTCGATCTCTCCCGATAATCTCGCTGCCTTCTCCTTCAGTTCCCCATTCTCACGTGTCAATTcacgattcttcttcttctccttctccgttTCGTCGTTGACCATCGCCTTCTCAGCCCGATCGTCCATGGCGATCTCGTCCGCCGTTGACATTGATCTTTAGAAACAATGTACTTCGCGCAATGGAGTTTGAATATATCCAGTCATCAATAGGCCCAGGCCCATATATATCAAGCCCATTAGAATATAAACTAATTGCATTATTGATTATTTAGTCAGGTAGCATTAATTAACAGATTATTTTGTGGTTTTATATGATCAGATTTATTACAACCTTTACTTAACATATCCATGAATCTATGCGAGTCTTTTAAGAGTTTAAAGTATAACTAACAGCTTCATTTAATGGCAGCGAGAAGACtagcttttattttatttaggtAATTATTTCTATACATTTTCTGAAACATTTATAGCGTGATCTTATTTATTGTGGTGTATATGGCAGCTCTAGTGACAAGTTACACGAATAAATAGATCGTCTTGTATGCGTACAATGAATATCACacattcttacaaaaaaaaatgaatatcaCACATGAGCTAAGTCTTGGACAGATGGACAACGGATCTCAAATGTTCATCTTAAGCTAAATAAATGTTGACCGGATTGGAAATTTTGCATGTGATATGAGAtcattcaaatttaaaattggGCCACGTATAACAACTTTAACTTGCTCAATATCATTAATGCCAAATCTCAAATGCAAGTGCTACCTCGTGATTcaatttaatttctatattgCCTCCAACTAAATACAACTACTATTAAGTTATGTCCACTCCCTACATTAGtagtaattattttttgtcaataaatactatatatagtAGTATGTGGCAATCGATACTTCTCATTACTACGAACCGGGTTAAATTAATCAGTACTTTGATTTTGTCTTACTGAAAGAGAAAGATTTCGACGAAAAAAAACTCAGATCTCTTTCCTCATATATCAAAGCTAAAAGCCATATCGAAAAGGagttaaaatgaaattaaataaaacactTTCTTAATCGaaagaaaggagaagaagaacaatCTTGGTGTCATCTTCAGCCTCCGAACTTCATATCTTGTTTATCTAAACGTTGGAGAAATGAAGTGAGGACTTTAATGGTTTTTATCTGACATTGTAGAGACATTATGTAACCAGCTGTCTCTTCAAATAGCGCGTCTACACCAAGCGCCGTTCCTCCTGGAATAATCCTCTGCAACACCTCAATCTTCTCCtttacctcttcttcttcatcttcttcttcaccggaCACACACACGCTTGTCTTAATCTGCGACAATTTCCTTTTGGTTCTGCGTTCAAAACCAGCGGCAGGTGATTTCACGGTGGCTGAGCACGACGGTGAAAGAGATATAGTGTTGTCAGGAGTTGCTAAAGCTTTCTCcattgtgagagagagagagagagagagagagagagagagagagagagagaggaatgaTATTTGAGAGAATAATGAAGTCTGGAAAGTGCATGTgtaaatgtatattatatatatgagtgATGATAGAATTAGTGGACAAGATGTTAACTGTTAAAATCTTTGACTGGTTCAATCCTACTCTTCTTTGGTTATAACCAAACCGAAAAGTCGTCCTGACCGAGCATTTGcaaccaaaaataaaacaaagagcttaataaatcaaaccaaaccgataataTATTGTCTctaaaaactcttttttttgtcaggacgatttcggtttggtttgtttaaactgaaatttgattaaaaatctatatttagtAAACGAGAAATGGTTAATATTAAAAAAGCCCAAGAAGATTTATATAagaaagaatttttaaaaaggttaaTATTTTCTTCAGAAAAAGTTAATATTGCCAACAAAACTGGTCCATTCGTACGGTTTATAGTAGTATATTTTATCATCCTCGTGTTTTGGATTGTGGGGGTTCTTTTTTCTTACACAGTTACATGGAGTTGGATCTTGCAAATGAGACTTGTTTTTTTTCACGCGCCATGTCGACAAATTTAGACTTTAGTGACCATGTCACTCAGTTAAGTGGATCATGCTCACATCTAAATTGGATTTTGTTAGTTTGATAAGTCGGTGTCACTCATTTAAGTGGATCACCCCCATTAATATAGTAAAGACTCAGCATAACTTTGTATTGTATAGGATATGTGTTGCTACAACAGACCGATTAAGTTTCAGCAAAGTGGCATTTTTATTGTATCAACCTTAAAAGTAACTTATTTTCTCACCTCTTCCGAAGTTTAACAGAATTTAAGGATTATAATTGTGTAAACTTGAATAGAATAAGATACTATATCATTTTTCAAGAAATAAGTTGATAAACCCTAATTCTAGCAAGTTGTAGTAGTAACTACGCAGGACAGTACGGACTAGaccattaagaaaaaaaagagacatCACGCGCGAGAAGGCAGCGGGTGGTGCGTGATTAGAAGGAGAATGAACCAGTTCGACATGTGCATAGGAACAAGGGAGTGAAGAATAGGGGACCTACACAGAAAGCCCAAAGAGAAggcaaatgagagagagagaagcacaAGACATGTGCACTCACATGTAAATCTCCATCTTTCAAAGCCCCATCCCCATGTGCCCCTCTCTATATGCATACACCGATGATGATACAAGAGAATATATATACAGACTGTAATTGTAATATATTGAGGTGGATGAGATAGATCGAGATCAAATAGATACTCAACTCTAGTAAGAGATAGTGAGGTGGTTCGTGCAATGTAGGATCTAATCTACTACTTGCTCCTAAGATCCACAGGCATGGTGACCACATGGCACTCTCCTAGGTCCccactccattaaaaatcaaatagtaCATTCAAAACTAGAGGCAGATATTTCGTGATTTGAGAAAAtgaatttaacataaaataatatatatttcatttgtAAGAGCAGCAGCAACGGAGTATCACGTTTGGTTCGATAACCCAGGTAACTTTTaccttattttattattatttttttcaatttaaaaaaaaaaaaaaaaagagaaagggCCAATCACAGAGCTCTTAAGCTCGCGCACAGTAACGTTCCGACCAAGAATTGATCCTTAGAAAAAGATTCCAAGAGGTTTTGTTGggcaccaaaaccaaaaaagtGGAACCCACGtcattttataatgtttttttttgagctAAGGATTCACATCATTCTACCGTTGCGGATGGTCTAAGGATGTGATATTTGGGATTGTTTTTTAAGATATGTAATAAAAGAATCTATAATAAACAGGCCTTACTTTCCAATTTGTTTCTAGCCTTCATATTTCTTCGTATTTTCAGGACCGGTAATGTCTACACATACAACTTTAGTAAAGTTAAACTAATCTCAAAATCGATATTTTTCCTTATgaactctaaaatttaaaactctAAAGTTTTATAAACCGATTATAAACCATTTTGTGATGGTTTTTTTGTACCTTAAACATTAGGATGATTTGGGTTTCGatctttaaataaataatttgattaattttcatAATATGTAATTAAGATGAAATTGAAAATTAGTgtgcaattatattttataggagtaatatttttagtaaattaaaaagagatgtaaataaatatgtttctaAGGAGGGGACGAAGATAGGGGTTTGGTTTCTTGGGATTGAGAGTTTACAAAAGAATCGGGGGCTTTTGGCATTTCACCATCTACCAAACTGACACTTACCCAATTATAGGAGTATCTATGTATTTATGTATATCAATTTAGATTAAataatgttacaaaaataacaCACTGATGAGGATTTCAATTTCAGTTTTTTCCCCTTCTCAGACAGCTTTCACATTCATCTTGGAATAATCAATTCCATGCCCTTTGTGttaatttttcttcttcacTAGCTATTTCCAAAAGTCTCAAAACACTTTTTTAGAAGACataaaaagaaagtaaatattCACATGTAGGAGAGTTGGAATgtttactactactactaccatttttgttgttgttacaAAGTAAAACCGTTTTGCCGTTTTGGTTAAGAGTTGAGACAGGACAAAATACGTTTTCTTTACAAAGAGAGCTGTTTTAGCCATAACATAATACTACAATTATTTTCTACTATAAGGCTGGAGAAATGGGCCAAACAGCTGGGTCCATCATGGTGGGTGCTCTCTGGGACAACGTTTACAGTGATTGTGGTCCCACCGCAAGCGTTATTTGTCTCCTTTCTTAGCCTCATTTGGTTGCAGTCGGAGTGGGATGTACAGTTTTGAAGTATTtacatgtgtttttttcttacttacttccacttttttttttgctgtaaaagataatttagtgttttttttatcaacaataataatagtttagtgttaggaacctaaaaatgataaccaaaatatcctcaaattaatttatattaatatctttaaaagaaaattctcaaatttatttaatttaaacaactCAGATTCtatacaacaaaatatatacatacacaccAATTGTTTGGCTACAGATACAATCAAGTGACAAAGCAGCTTTCTTTGACTTTGGAAGAACAAAGTTCTCTGTGAAATGGGCTCCCACTACCACATGCATCGGTTGCTGCCATGAAACATCCATCATCATTAGCACCCACAGTCCACGCTGATACATCCTCTGTAGCCGTCGGTTCTTTTTAGACGTGAGAAAAATCAGAACCTTCCCTGTCCAACTCTATATGTCAGAATATAACATCCATTTATTTATCTGTCGggaaatatttagaaaaaagaagaaatttcatatttatagtTTTGTGTCTAAAagacaatttttcttttatgacAGAAGTAGAAAAACATACGATGTTCCTGTGTGATCTAAGACTTCTAGTACATCTTTGACATGCCGTACCGAACAGCTCCAACTTTCCGGTGAGCAGAACCACCGGGAGCGGCTGCCGCAGCCGCCGCAGCAACTCCTATTCCTGCTGTCGCCTGTAACAGATTCGTATCGATTATGATCCGGTGATCAACACTCATGTTTTCCGCCTTGTGCATCATTCCAGTGGTTCGAGCCATGACAAACGGGTTGCTATCTATGTTGATGGCTACATCTGGTGCGACGTATCTATTGTACTGATGTATTTGTCTTGCCTGCTTCTCAGACTccatggttgttgttgttgttctccTCTCTTGTTGCCTTCCCATGGAGACTGTTGATGCAGACTGCTGTTGAAAGGGAAGAGTAGTACTGGTAGTGCTGCGGATGAATGATCTCGGGTCATATGCATCTCTACTGCTTCTACCGTTGTCAAAAGGCGCCACTGGACCCATGAATGTGCTTGGTTTTGCAGCTGCttgaatagagagagagatggttgCTGTTTATAGAGTTTGGTTTTGAAAAACTATTGCTGATGGATTAAAAGTTTACCTGAGAGGTTTCTTTGCTGTGCTTGTACTGCTGCagcatgatgatgatgattaagAGGAATGTTTTGAGTAGTTTCAGGGCTCAATGTGTTTGTGTTGTTCATAAATTTCGGTTGTCCTCCTCGTGCAACTGTGGTTGAGTGTATAACTGTTGATCTGAAAGCATA is a genomic window containing:
- the LOC108810953 gene encoding uncharacterized protein LOC108810953 yields the protein MEKVGEYEEEKTIGEVSSSTEEKRSDKEDERIRDTPVEGSKDPSDSQTVNFEDHDVGEYEMEDEEVLELFRRNSGLRPKVAENNSFPYLNKSEEMVLQFQEDTPAETEQANVEFHSTNDSSEIADLGAEDLNSSVILEGVRSSSDSKDDIDDSSSDSDLSSYYFDGSLLPLSAHVEEPATHQDENQMPLLRLNQRVQQLTSWRNCCGLLELLRAADS
- the LOC130495441 gene encoding peroxisomal and mitochondrial division factor 1-like, with amino-acid sequence MEKKGRDLERKVGVLEVRLMEERSKKVRVEEEMREKGNEKEGEIEELKRKVSDFKMGLVKGMMELERLEVEKKLIEEDLSESQIKEKDLELRKEELLKKVGEAEKTLLVLNERIMEPTNGVRDIKDGGQKCSLEGQLHWPVVAAGSVGALGLVAATVFVCYSKRT
- the LOC108809835 gene encoding transcription factor PAR1-like produces the protein MEKALATPDNTISLSPSCSATVKSPAAGFERRTKRKLSQIKTSVCVSGEEEDEEEEVKEKIEVLQRIIPGGTALGVDALFEETAGYIMSLQCQIKTIKVLTSFLQRLDKQDMKFGG
- the LOC108837712 gene encoding peroxisomal and mitochondrial division factor 1 encodes the protein MDDRAEKAMVNDETEKEKKKNRELTRENGELKEKAARLSGEIEEMKGVEAEMKQSFEEMETDIKQLEEEKKGLETVSARAVELESEVEKIQEDLVNALRDGDERELELEELKRELMEKGESFERCEKEAGS
- the LOC108809901 gene encoding taxadiene 5-alpha hydroxylase; protein product: MALEPNFLLSWVFLCIAATISSTLFFFRKKPHKFTSKKLQQHKKKLPPGEMGLPWMGETMEFYKAQKNNRLFEDFVNPRIIKHGNIFKTKIMGSPTIVVNGAEANRLILSNEFSLVVSSWPSSSVQLMGMNCIMAKQGEKHRVLRGIVANSLSYNGLESLVPKLCDTVRSHLETEWRGKEEISLYRSTKALTFTVVFECLYGIKVELGMLEIFERVLEGVFALPVEFPCSSFGRAKKARLEIGTLLVEKVREKKREMEQEEAERQNTTLFSRLVQGLIKGEITEEEVVDNMVLLVFAAHDTTSYAMAMTFKMLAQHPTCRDTLLQEHVQIKANKGEGEYLTVEDVKKMKYSWQVVRETMRLSPPIFGSFRKAVADIDYGGFTIPKGWKILWTTYGTHYNPEIFEDPMSFNPSRFDKPVQAYTYLPFGGGPRLCAGHQLAKVSILVFLHFVVTRYDWSLVHPDETISMDPLPFPSLGMPIKISPKVS